A region from the Anaerobranca californiensis DSM 14826 genome encodes:
- a CDS encoding aromatic amino acid lyase, with protein MEKVLLDGTSLTVEEIHKVVFENVSVALSPKGREQVLNSRKFVEEIIAEGKIVYGITTGFGKFSDVFISRENTAQLQLNLIISHACGVGEP; from the coding sequence ATGGAAAAAGTGCTTCTTGATGGAACCTCACTAACCGTTGAAGAAATACATAAGGTAGTATTTGAAAATGTTTCGGTAGCTTTATCCCCTAAAGGTAGGGAACAAGTTTTAAATAGCCGCAAATTTGTCGAAGAAATCATCGCAGAAGGTAAAATAGTTTATGGAATAACTACAGGATTTGGTAAATTCAGTGATGTATTTATATCTAGGGAAAATACTGCTCAGCTACAACTTAATTTGATTATCAGCCACGCTTGTGGAGTAGGAGAACCTTT
- the ftsH gene encoding ATP-dependent zinc metalloprotease FtsH, whose amino-acid sequence MKNYRRLSIYILLLLVIFTFVKGGLDLNIQERDKLTTSEFISKLEQGQVKSIEKDEQIIRGELVGGQKFTTTIDDPTYNSILPLLTGVEFEIIPPQRPNFFVSILTYILPFVLLLVIFFFFMQQSQGGGSRVMNFGKSRAKLHDPNQKRVTFKDVAGVDEAKEELEEIVDFLKNPKKFIELGARIPKGVLLFGPPGTGKTLLARAVAGEAGVPFFSISGSDFVEMFVGVGASRVRDLFENAKKNAPCIIFIDEIDAVGRQRGAGLGGGHDEREQTLNQLLVEMDGFGTNEGIIVMAATNRPDILDNALLRPGRFDRQITVDSPDVKGREEILRIHSRNKPLSKDVNLEILAKRTPGFTGADLENLINEAALLAARKNMKIISMEDLENAIDRVIAGPEKKKKVRSEAENKLVAYHEAGHAIVGHFLEHADPIHKVTIVPRGRAGGYTLALPKEDRYFMSKSEILDKLSMLLAGRVAEQIALNEISTGAQNDLERVTQLAHKMIMEFGMSEKLGPLTFGQKQDHVFLGRDIARERNYSEEVASAIDKETKAIVERCYKVAEDILKKHRDKLDLVAKTLLEKETINREEFLKLMGETEPEKEETKHNETEIVEE is encoded by the coding sequence ATGAAAAATTATCGTCGCTTAAGTATATATATATTACTATTACTAGTAATTTTCACCTTTGTTAAAGGTGGTTTAGATTTAAACATACAAGAAAGGGATAAATTGACTACCAGTGAATTTATTTCAAAGCTAGAACAAGGGCAAGTTAAATCTATAGAAAAGGATGAACAGATAATTAGGGGGGAATTAGTTGGTGGGCAAAAGTTTACCACAACTATAGATGATCCCACATACAATAGTATTTTACCTTTGTTAACTGGGGTTGAATTTGAAATTATACCTCCCCAAAGACCTAATTTCTTTGTTTCAATCCTCACTTATATACTTCCCTTTGTGTTGTTGTTGGTAATATTCTTTTTCTTTATGCAACAATCCCAGGGTGGGGGAAGTAGGGTAATGAATTTTGGTAAAAGTAGAGCCAAGTTACATGACCCTAATCAAAAAAGAGTAACCTTTAAAGATGTAGCAGGTGTAGATGAAGCAAAAGAAGAATTAGAAGAAATAGTAGACTTTTTAAAAAACCCTAAAAAATTTATTGAGTTAGGGGCTAGGATACCTAAAGGAGTATTGTTGTTTGGTCCTCCTGGAACAGGTAAGACACTATTAGCTAGGGCAGTAGCCGGTGAAGCAGGGGTTCCTTTTTTTAGTATTAGTGGTTCTGATTTTGTGGAAATGTTTGTAGGAGTTGGAGCTTCTAGGGTTAGAGATTTATTTGAAAATGCCAAAAAAAATGCCCCTTGTATAATATTTATAGATGAAATTGATGCCGTAGGAAGGCAAAGGGGTGCAGGTTTAGGGGGCGGACATGATGAGAGGGAACAAACCCTAAATCAACTTTTAGTAGAAATGGATGGATTTGGGACCAACGAAGGGATCATTGTGATGGCAGCTACTAACAGGCCTGATATCCTTGATAATGCTTTATTAAGACCAGGGAGATTTGATAGACAAATAACTGTGGATTCCCCTGATGTGAAGGGAAGAGAAGAAATTTTAAGAATACACAGTAGAAATAAGCCTTTAAGTAAAGATGTCAATCTTGAGATACTGGCAAAAAGAACTCCTGGTTTTACAGGGGCTGATTTGGAAAACTTAATTAATGAAGCTGCCCTGTTAGCGGCCCGTAAAAATATGAAGATAATTAGTATGGAAGATTTAGAAAATGCCATTGATAGGGTTATTGCAGGACCAGAAAAGAAAAAGAAAGTTCGATCTGAGGCTGAAAATAAATTGGTAGCATACCATGAGGCTGGCCATGCAATAGTTGGTCACTTTTTAGAGCATGCAGACCCAATTCATAAAGTTACTATCGTCCCAAGGGGAAGGGCAGGTGGTTACACATTAGCCCTACCTAAGGAAGACAGATATTTTATGTCAAAAAGTGAAATCCTTGATAAATTATCCATGTTATTAGCTGGTAGGGTTGCGGAGCAAATAGCCTTAAATGAAATAAGTACCGGTGCCCAAAACGACTTAGAAAGGGTAACTCAGCTAGCCCATAAAATGATCATGGAGTTTGGAATGAGTGAGAAATTAGGTCCATTGACCTTTGGCCAGAAACAAGACCATGTTTTTTTAGGTAGAGATATTGCCAGGGAAAGAAATTACAGTGAAGAAGTGGCATCTGCCATTGATAAAGAAACCAAAGCTATTGTTGAAAGATGTTATAAAGTCGCAGAAGATATTTTAAAAAAGCATAGAGATAAACTAGATTTAGTTGCTAAAACTTTATTAGAAAAAGAAACCATCAATCGGGAAGAGTTTTTAAAACTTATGGGGGAGACAGAACCTGAAAAAGAAGAAACTAAACATAATGAAACAGAAATAGTAGAAGAATAG
- the hpt gene encoding hypoxanthine phosphoribosyltransferase codes for MEKVVERILISEEEINQKVKELGEKLSHDYKDKDVLFICVLKGAIMFMSDLSKAMSIPIEMDFMAVSSYGASTKSSGIVKIIKDLDASIEDRHVVVIEDIIDTGLTLSYLIKILQNRKPASLKICTLLDKPARRTVDIKPDYSGFVIEDHFVVGYGLDYDEKYRNIPYIFIPKSDIIK; via the coding sequence GTGGAAAAAGTAGTTGAAAGAATACTAATTTCAGAGGAAGAAATTAATCAAAAAGTAAAGGAACTCGGTGAAAAATTATCCCATGATTATAAAGATAAAGATGTGCTATTTATCTGTGTATTAAAGGGTGCGATAATGTTCATGTCTGACCTTTCTAAAGCTATGTCAATACCTATTGAAATGGATTTTATGGCCGTTTCTAGTTATGGGGCATCGACAAAATCTTCTGGGATTGTGAAAATCATCAAAGACCTTGATGCATCTATTGAAGATAGACATGTGGTGGTTATTGAAGATATCATTGATACCGGCTTAACTTTAAGTTATTTAATTAAAATTCTCCAAAATAGAAAGCCGGCATCATTAAAAATTTGTACCCTTTTAGATAAGCCGGCTAGAAGGACAGTAGATATAAAGCCTGATTACAGCGGTTTCGTTATAGAGGATCACTTTGTAGTGGGATATGGTTTAGACTATGATGAAAAATATAGGAATATCCCTTATATCTTTATACCAAAATCCGATATTATTAAGTAA
- the tilS gene encoding tRNA lysidine(34) synthetase TilS, which translates to MDLVNLVKDEMAKLNINDQTLVVAVSGGPDSVALLHILAQLGYKLHVAHLNHGLRGEESEKDAEFVQSIAQNLILPYTIEKRSIPQEGSIQQQARKVRYQFLKEICQNLGSDLVVLAQHGDDQLETVLMNFFRGAGLTGLTGIKSINNYEGITLIRPLLKSSKQEILNYLKENNIEYRIDSSNKKEKYLRNKFRLKIIPFLEKELGSGFKRAILGNIPVLSLDEDYLNQQTEQALASVVKEKNKYSQYDIILDAKLGTYHKAIIARVLRRVISDLYDIRNFSSQNILDIIDVCTSSVPKTIHLPNKVLFTKWSNNLAFFREEKIKFKGDEIKVYLEQPVIFGNKRIEIKEQLDENLGQAKHIISGDNLSFPLIIRRRKTGDRIRLSESGGRKKLKDFFIDLKIPKQERDNIPILTDVEDNIVAILGYRVNYSYYVNKDTCKKLYVYINENGGI; encoded by the coding sequence ATGGATTTAGTTAATTTAGTAAAGGATGAAATGGCTAAATTAAATATTAATGATCAAACTTTGGTAGTTGCAGTTTCTGGAGGTCCTGATTCTGTAGCTTTACTCCACATTCTTGCACAATTAGGATATAAATTACATGTTGCCCATCTTAACCATGGATTAAGGGGTGAAGAATCTGAAAAAGATGCAGAATTTGTCCAATCCATTGCACAAAATCTGATTTTACCGTATACTATTGAAAAAAGGTCTATTCCCCAAGAAGGGTCTATACAACAACAAGCTAGAAAGGTTCGCTACCAATTCTTAAAAGAAATTTGCCAAAACCTAGGGTCAGATCTAGTGGTATTAGCACAACATGGTGATGATCAGTTAGAAACAGTGCTGATGAATTTTTTTAGAGGAGCAGGTTTAACGGGACTTACTGGTATAAAAAGTATAAATAATTATGAGGGTATTACTCTAATAAGACCTTTACTAAAAAGCAGTAAACAAGAAATTCTCAACTATCTAAAGGAAAATAATATAGAATATCGAATAGATAGTAGTAATAAAAAGGAAAAATATCTAAGAAATAAATTTAGGTTAAAAATTATACCCTTTTTAGAAAAGGAATTAGGAAGTGGTTTTAAAAGGGCAATTTTAGGGAATATCCCAGTCTTAAGTTTAGATGAAGATTATTTAAATCAACAGACTGAACAGGCCCTAGCTTCTGTAGTTAAAGAGAAGAATAAGTATTCCCAATATGATATAATATTAGATGCTAAACTGGGGACTTATCATAAAGCTATTATAGCTAGAGTATTAAGGCGAGTTATATCCGATTTATATGACATTAGAAACTTTAGTTCTCAAAATATTTTAGATATAATAGATGTATGTACTTCTTCAGTTCCTAAAACTATTCATTTGCCCAATAAAGTATTATTTACTAAATGGAGCAATAATCTTGCTTTTTTTAGAGAAGAAAAGATAAAATTTAAAGGTGATGAAATTAAAGTTTATCTTGAACAACCTGTAATATTTGGTAATAAAAGAATTGAAATAAAAGAACAATTAGATGAAAATTTAGGGCAGGCTAAACACATTATTTCAGGGGATAATTTGTCATTTCCCTTGATTATAAGAAGGAGAAAAACTGGTGATAGAATAAGGTTATCAGAATCAGGGGGTAGAAAAAAACTAAAAGATTTTTTTATTGATTTAAAAATACCTAAACAGGAAAGGGATAATATACCTATATTGACTGATGTTGAAGACAATATAGTTGCTATTTTAGGTTATCGAGTAAATTATAGTTACTATGTTAATAAAGATACATGTAAAAAACTATATGTTTATATAAATGAGAATGGAGGAATTTAA
- the spoIIE gene encoding stage II sporulation protein E, protein MINRETHYWGGTGLKGRILQTINIFFGYRNILYNILILMLTGVTILEGITPFILPFVAVVPLDQIPNMIIVVFLFGLFSQNTNILLLILSMFILWLIKKKTSDTTIYSMLALPLLIGFTYTPVLVASDFISFDIFLLGLQIIMGLTSAYIFKQGLSILQFEREKTVESIICAVIMWGLALSGITSLTVADISVLGTLSKLILLITAYISGIKLAATIGIIIGLLSNFSHPNITHHIAFYGFTGLTAGIMNNWKKPGVILGYIGGGLTIFLYSLEFFEFKMLVLESLAALSIFLITPKAVFNKIQELYNGEQREKIYQKKVKDAAIKKIYQFASIFRELAQGFNDVAISKYQMEQQSVHQMIETIQKKACGDCKKANICWQKEFLGTYKDLFKMVNLAEEGQLAISNIPDQLFKKCINTKGLVDITQSVYELHKTNYQWHQSLLESKGLVANQLEGIAKIMENLAMDINLDIGRRRDIEQELWQLLDNVGIECEEIYVKGIERDRPEVQIVKKSCGGNGECEKIVAGLIEKRFKNQMCVLKGDCGYYGYEKKLGNCKFALLSKEMYKMSIGLGQKGINGVCGDTFSQFSLDNGKQVLILSDGMGKGEKAKGESERIVGLLKKMLQVGFDTEKAIKAVNTILSLRNNEESFATLDIAVIDLYTGKTKFFKNGAAMSFIKSGKEVKRIEGNNLPVGMLENVGATVTEYPLQKDDFLIMVSDGVLDSNPVATDKEGWLTLLLENITPNISPNRLAELILHKSRQRGIESKLDDLTVVVIKLEGNSQPSVLGRWVIEKMTI, encoded by the coding sequence TTGATTAACAGAGAAACTCATTATTGGGGAGGAACAGGATTAAAGGGAAGGATACTACAAACTATTAACATTTTTTTTGGTTACCGTAATATATTGTATAATATTTTAATCCTTATGCTAACGGGAGTAACTATTTTAGAAGGAATAACACCTTTTATTTTACCCTTTGTCGCTGTAGTGCCATTGGATCAAATACCCAATATGATTATTGTTGTTTTCCTTTTTGGTTTATTTAGTCAAAATACCAATATATTGTTATTGATCTTATCCATGTTTATTTTATGGTTAATTAAGAAAAAAACTTCTGACACCACAATTTATTCAATGTTAGCTTTACCTTTATTAATAGGGTTTACGTATACTCCTGTCCTTGTGGCATCAGATTTTATTTCCTTCGATATTTTTTTATTGGGTTTGCAAATAATAATGGGTTTAACTTCAGCTTATATCTTCAAACAAGGTTTATCTATCCTTCAATTTGAAAGGGAAAAAACTGTAGAATCTATTATTTGTGCCGTCATTATGTGGGGATTAGCATTAAGTGGTATTACATCATTAACTGTAGCTGATATAAGTGTTTTAGGTACTTTAAGTAAACTCATATTATTAATAACAGCTTATATTAGTGGCATTAAATTAGCAGCTACTATAGGGATAATTATTGGATTACTTTCTAATTTTAGTCATCCCAATATTACACATCATATTGCTTTTTATGGTTTTACCGGTTTAACGGCAGGGATTATGAACAATTGGAAAAAGCCAGGAGTAATTTTAGGATACATCGGTGGTGGCTTAACTATTTTCTTGTATAGTCTAGAATTTTTTGAATTTAAGATGTTAGTTTTAGAAAGTTTGGCCGCTTTAAGTATTTTCTTAATTACTCCAAAGGCAGTTTTTAATAAAATACAAGAATTATACAATGGTGAGCAACGGGAAAAAATTTATCAGAAGAAAGTTAAAGATGCTGCTATCAAAAAGATTTACCAGTTTGCTAGTATTTTTAGAGAACTCGCCCAAGGATTTAATGATGTAGCTATTTCTAAATATCAGATGGAACAACAAAGTGTCCATCAAATGATTGAAACAATTCAAAAAAAGGCTTGTGGAGATTGTAAAAAAGCTAATATTTGTTGGCAAAAAGAGTTTTTAGGTACTTATAAAGATTTATTTAAAATGGTTAATTTAGCGGAAGAAGGGCAATTAGCAATTAGCAATATTCCAGATCAACTATTTAAAAAATGTATTAATACTAAAGGATTAGTAGATATTACCCAAAGTGTTTATGAACTACATAAAACAAATTATCAATGGCACCAATCTCTATTAGAGAGTAAGGGTTTGGTTGCCAACCAATTAGAAGGCATTGCTAAAATCATGGAAAACCTAGCTATGGATATAAATTTAGATATTGGCCGGAGAAGGGATATAGAACAGGAGTTATGGCAATTATTAGATAATGTTGGAATAGAATGTGAAGAAATATATGTAAAGGGAATAGAAAGGGACAGGCCAGAAGTTCAAATAGTTAAAAAATCCTGTGGAGGAAATGGAGAATGTGAAAAAATAGTGGCAGGGTTAATAGAAAAAAGGTTTAAAAATCAAATGTGTGTTTTAAAGGGGGATTGTGGATACTATGGTTATGAAAAAAAACTAGGAAATTGTAAATTTGCCCTTTTGTCTAAAGAAATGTACAAAATGTCTATTGGTTTAGGTCAAAAAGGGATTAATGGAGTTTGTGGAGACACATTTAGTCAGTTTTCTTTAGATAATGGAAAACAAGTACTAATCTTGAGTGATGGAATGGGGAAAGGAGAAAAAGCTAAAGGGGAAAGTGAAAGAATAGTTGGTTTACTTAAAAAGATGTTGCAAGTAGGTTTTGATACGGAAAAAGCAATAAAAGCTGTTAATACAATACTTTCTTTGAGAAACAATGAGGAAAGTTTCGCCACATTAGATATAGCAGTAATAGATTTATATACTGGAAAAACCAAATTTTTTAAAAATGGTGCTGCTATGTCATTTATTAAATCTGGTAAAGAAGTAAAAAGGATAGAAGGCAATAATTTGCCAGTGGGAATGTTGGAAAACGTCGGTGCAACAGTTACAGAATACCCTTTACAAAAAGATGATTTTTTAATTATGGTTTCAGATGGGGTGTTGGATAGCAATCCTGTAGCCACTGATAAAGAGGGGTGGTTAACCTTATTACTAGAAAATATAACACCTAATATTAGCCCTAACAGATTAGCAGAGTTAATTTTACATAAAAGTAGGCAAAGGGGGATAGAAAGTAAACTTGATGATTTGACAGTGGTGGTAATAAAATTAGAAGGGAATTCCCAGCCCTCTGTATTAGGAAGATGGGTTATAGAAAAAATGACTATTTAA
- a CDS encoding S1 RNA-binding domain-containing protein has product MSIEVGSILTGTVTGITNFGAFIQLQGGITGLVHISEVADNYVKDIKEHLKEGQEVKVKVLTVGKDGKIGLSIRQANAKSTPNKGFNKKQSPNISFEEKIAKFLKDSDEKHQDLKRHTDSKRGGRGSRNY; this is encoded by the coding sequence ATGTCTATTGAAGTAGGAAGCATTTTAACAGGAACAGTGACGGGGATAACTAACTTTGGAGCTTTTATACAACTTCAAGGTGGTATTACCGGCCTTGTTCACATTTCGGAAGTAGCAGATAATTATGTAAAGGATATTAAAGAACATTTGAAGGAAGGCCAAGAAGTAAAGGTAAAAGTTCTAACCGTTGGCAAAGATGGGAAAATTGGTTTATCCATTAGACAAGCCAATGCCAAATCTACACCAAACAAAGGTTTTAACAAAAAACAAAGTCCTAATATTTCTTTCGAAGAAAAGATAGCGAAATTTTTAAAGGATAGTGATGAGAAACATCAAGATTTGAAAAGACACACAGATTCTAAACGGGGTGGTAGGGGATCCCGTAATTATTAA
- a CDS encoding FtsB family cell division protein, producing MAKGKVMEFNSYGSKIRRTILYIAIIYTLITLVKQQITLSKIQNDIENYNIKIQALEEKNHEYRREIERLHDLEYIEYLARKELGLVRKGERVYIFSKQ from the coding sequence ATGGCAAAGGGTAAAGTGATGGAGTTTAATTCATACGGTTCTAAAATTAGAAGGACTATATTATATATTGCAATTATATATACATTGATAACTTTAGTAAAACAGCAAATCACCTTATCTAAAATTCAAAATGATATAGAAAATTACAACATTAAGATCCAAGCTTTAGAAGAAAAAAACCATGAATATCGTAGAGAAATAGAGCGATTACATGATTTAGAATATATTGAATATCTTGCTAGAAAAGAATTGGGATTAGTTAGAAAGGGTGAAAGGGTTTATATTTTTTCCAAGCAATAA
- the yabQ gene encoding spore cortex biosynthesis protein YabQ — MSVWFQTYVLGVMLFWGVILGIIFDIYRFLVPTQKVKGIVQYILDFLFWIVVIVTTFVVLIFANYGEVRLYLIMGMTLGFILYFKTLSKLVIKILTFIRTTIIKIYKFIYKLLLILLSPIIWITSRLFSLIYRLKNFFIKSKE, encoded by the coding sequence ATGTCAGTTTGGTTTCAAACTTATGTTTTAGGTGTCATGTTATTTTGGGGGGTAATTTTGGGTATAATATTTGATATTTATAGATTCCTAGTCCCTACACAAAAGGTTAAAGGAATTGTTCAATATATTTTAGATTTTCTATTTTGGATTGTTGTTATTGTGACGACCTTTGTTGTATTAATATTTGCTAATTATGGAGAAGTTCGTTTATATTTAATTATGGGTATGACTTTAGGGTTTATACTATATTTTAAAACATTAAGTAAATTAGTAATTAAAATCTTAACATTTATTAGAACTACTATTATCAAAATATATAAATTTATTTATAAATTGTTACTTATATTGTTGTCCCCTATTATCTGGATAACCTCTAGGTTATTCTCTCTAATATATCGATTAAAAAACTTTTTTATAAAATCAAAGGAATAA
- the yabP gene encoding sporulation protein YabP, with amino-acid sequence MDRIKEHKEQKEHKLTLIEQKKLEITGIEEVDSFNQEEVILVTHDNNLIAIRGEDLNVKNLNTELGKVNIEGMVYEILYAAQRDGGKKGKGLMGRLFR; translated from the coding sequence ATGGATAGGATTAAAGAACATAAAGAACAAAAGGAACATAAGCTTACTTTAATTGAGCAAAAAAAATTAGAAATTACAGGGATAGAAGAAGTGGACAGTTTTAATCAAGAGGAAGTAATATTAGTTACCCATGACAACAATTTAATAGCTATAAGAGGGGAAGATCTTAATGTCAAAAACCTCAATACAGAATTAGGAAAAGTAAATATTGAAGGGATGGTTTATGAAATATTATATGCTGCTCAAAGGGATGGGGGAAAAAAAGGTAAAGGCTTAATGGGCCGTTTATTTAGGTAG
- a CDS encoding SpoIID/LytB domain-containing protein, whose product MVKKILTLILCVLFIITMGGGCRGIRRPSPNPEPKSQKETKPLTEDNEEITVEEKTTVKIPDQISQGENKEPKLRVYIAEQGSIKTMAIEEYIMGVVAAEMDPTWEKQALAAQAIKARTFTLQKIAEDGGVPNRKADASSNIEEFQAYDPSRINDQVKEAVESTRGLVAVYKDQFVRAWFHAYCGGQTSTAPVGLNFQDDNPPYIHSVECPCFDGIDEQLRYWEKSYTLSRVRNVARQIAGKDPGNVTSFKIGKEEEGRAVTFLINNVEVNAAEFRLAIGSTEFKSTIINDVKIAENTITFKGQGYGHGVGLCQWGAQVFARDQGKNAEEIIKHYFKDVVIQKLWE is encoded by the coding sequence ATGGTTAAAAAAATTTTGACATTAATTCTCTGTGTTTTATTTATAATTACTATGGGTGGTGGTTGTAGAGGGATAAGAAGACCTTCTCCAAATCCAGAACCCAAATCCCAAAAAGAGACAAAACCTTTAACTGAAGATAATGAAGAAATAACTGTGGAAGAGAAGACAACTGTGAAAATACCAGATCAAATTTCCCAAGGAGAAAATAAAGAACCTAAATTAAGGGTTTATATTGCAGAACAAGGTTCTATAAAAACAATGGCAATTGAAGAATATATCATGGGTGTTGTGGCTGCTGAAATGGATCCTACTTGGGAAAAACAAGCACTGGCAGCCCAAGCTATTAAAGCTAGGACATTTACTTTACAAAAGATAGCAGAAGATGGAGGAGTTCCAAATAGAAAAGCCGACGCATCTAGTAATATTGAGGAATTTCAGGCCTATGATCCAAGTAGAATAAACGATCAGGTAAAAGAGGCAGTAGAGTCAACTAGGGGATTGGTAGCAGTATATAAAGACCAATTTGTGAGGGCGTGGTTTCATGCATACTGTGGTGGGCAAACTTCAACAGCCCCTGTTGGTTTAAATTTTCAAGATGATAATCCACCATATATCCATAGTGTAGAATGCCCATGTTTTGATGGGATAGATGAACAGCTAAGGTATTGGGAAAAAAGTTATACATTAAGTAGAGTTCGAAATGTGGCGAGACAAATTGCAGGCAAAGATCCAGGTAATGTTACTAGTTTTAAAATTGGCAAAGAAGAAGAAGGTAGAGCAGTTACCTTTTTAATAAATAATGTTGAAGTAAATGCAGCGGAATTTAGATTAGCTATAGGGAGCACAGAATTTAAGTCAACTATAATCAATGATGTTAAAATAGCTGAAAATACTATTACTTTTAAAGGTCAAGGTTATGGTCACGGTGTAGGGTTATGTCAGTGGGGAGCTCAGGTATTTGCCAGGGATCAAGGGAAAAATGCTGAAGAAATAATTAAACATTATTTTAAAGATGTTGTAATACAAAAACTTTGGGAGTAA
- a CDS encoding HU family DNA-binding protein, whose protein sequence is MNKTELIQSVAEKSGLTKKDSEKAVNAVLETIMDAVSAGDKVQLIGFGTFEARERAAREGRNPSTGEVISIPATKVPAFKAGKAFKDMVK, encoded by the coding sequence GTGAACAAAACAGAATTAATTCAAAGTGTAGCTGAGAAAAGTGGTCTTACAAAAAAAGATAGTGAAAAAGCTGTAAATGCAGTTTTAGAAACAATTATGGATGCTGTAAGTGCCGGTGATAAAGTACAGTTAATTGGCTTTGGTACCTTTGAAGCTAGAGAAAGGGCAGCAAGGGAAGGTAGAAATCCTTCTACCGGTGAAGTTATCAGTATTCCAGCTACTAAAGTTCCAGCATTCAAAGCTGGTAAAGCATTTAAAGATATGGTTAAGTAA